The Methanocella arvoryzae MRE50 DNA window GATAAGGTTATCCAAATGAAAGTCTCTCCTTTAAATATTAGGCAGTCTATGTAGCTTTACTATATTTTTAGTATAAAAACATTCAGCCAGACCCTCCGGGAAAATTATTTTAAGCACGCCCCTTTAACCTGTACTTGCACAGAACGAGGTGCAAGGTTACTATGTTTTCAGCTGTGTACGTCATCGCCAGGGACATGGAAGAGGCCGGGCGGATCGCCCGCTATCTGGTCGAGGAGCGCCTGATCGCCTGCGCCAACCTATTCGTGGTATCCTCCGTCTACCGGTGGGAGGGCAACATAGAGGAAGGCAGCGAAGTCGCCATGATCTGCAAGACGAGGACTGAGCTGGTGCCTGCCGCCATCAGGAGGATCAAAGAGCTCCACAGCTACGAGATCCCCTGCATCACCTCCTGGCGCATCGCAGACGGCCACGGCCCCTATCTGGAATGGGTCGGAAAAGAGACTGGCAGACAATGAGGCGTAAAACCGCGGAGATGGGCGAGCGCAGGGAAGTCATCTACGACGAGGCCCGGTGGAAGCTGCTGGAAGAGAAGCGAGCCCGGGCCATCGAAGTACTTGGATTGCTCGAAGCCTGCCAGCTCGACGGCTTCGTCTTCGGCAGCGTAGCCCGGGGTGACGTCAGGCCTGCCAGCGATATCGACATCTTCATCCCTGCAGTCGTCAGTTCGGTAACAGTCTCGCTCTGCATGGAGCCGGCAGGCATCCTCGGAGTTTCCATCGTCCAGGCCACTCCCCGGGCGCTGGTGAAAGCCAACGTCGAGCTGGAGGACAACACGACAGTCACCTTCCCACTGATATCCCCGAGAGAAGTGGAACTTGAGTTCTACCGGTTCGGCGGCTCGGCAGACCTCGCCAGGCTCCGCAAGGGCGAACGCTCTCCCGGCGTGGACAAGCGCCTCATGCTCATAGAGCCCACCCCCGCCGGCCACATCGAGACCCCCCTGTCCGACCTCTCCCCCGGCACGGTAGCCAGAAAGCTCAAAGTAGGCCAGCAGATCGTCGAAGAGCGGCTCAGAGTCCTGGAGCGGAGGGCTGACGTGGGACGGACCGGCGTATATCTCAAACGTCCGCTGGCCCCGGGAGAGACTCCGGAGCAGGTACTGCACGATTTAATGGTGGAGGATCCTGCTATCCGGCGCAGGGTGGAGAGCGGCTAAAAAATCTGCATTAGCCCATAGTAAATATACTCATTTTATTCATTCGTCTGACCGGCAAATGAAAAACTATAAATACTAATGCGGTATATGTGTGTTCCCGCACGGGGCATGTCGCAAGACAGCGCTTAAGTGCGAGTAAAAAATGGCACGATATTTGATTAATATCGTGGTACATATGCCATAAGTTTCGGTTCTCCGAACGGACGAATGCAAAACTATAAATACTAAGAATGGCATTTGTACAATCCCGCATAAATTGCGGGGAATCATAAATCTCATAATGAGGAGCTGAGGGGCGCACCTTTTTGTGGTGTGGTCGTGGCTTTGATGTTGGTTGGTTGTTCGATATTTCCTTGATTGGTGATTTGGGTTTTGTCATTTCACCAGTTGAAGTATATTGAATGTTAGTACATAAGTTAGTGTGTGTACATGCACATGGTAATCTGTGTGTTGGTGTACCGCATCTGATTCCTTGAACTAAGATTTTAGACTTCTCTTGTGTGGGATTAAAATAGATAAGCTTTTGTGTGCTTAATTCTGGTTGATCCTGCCAGAGGTCACTGCTATCGGTGTTCGATTAAGCCATGCGAGTCGAGAGGCGTCATGGCCTCGGCGTACTGCTCAGTAACACGTGGACAACCTGCCCAAAGGTTCGGGATAACCCCGGGAAACTGGGGATAATACCGGATAGGTCACAAATACTGGAAGGTTTTGTGGTTGAAACTTCCGGGGCCTTTGGATGGGTCTGCGGCGGATTAGGTTGTTGCCGGTGTAACGTACCGTCAAGCCTGTAATCCGTACGGGTTGTGGGAGCAAGAGCCCGGAGATGGATTCTGAGACACGAATCCAGGCCCTACGGGGCGCAGCAGGCGCGAAAACTCTACAATGCAGGCAACTGCGATAGGGGAACATCGAGTGCTCATCATTTTGGTGGGCTGTCCCATCGTCTAAAAAACGGTGGTTAGCAAGGGCCGGGCAAGACCGGTGCCAGCCGCCGCGGTAATACCGGCGGCTCGAGTGGTGGCCGATATTATTGAGTCTAAAGGGTCCGTAGCCGGCTTTGCAAGTCTTTTGGGAAATCCAGCGGCTTAACCGTTGGGCGGCCAGGAGATACTACATTGCTTGGGACTGGGAGAGGTAAGAGGTACTCAGGGGGTAGGAGTGAAATCCTGTAATCCTTTGGGGACCACCGGTGGCGAAGGCGTCTTACCAGAACAGGTCCGACGGTGAGGGACGAAAGCTAGGGGCACGAACCGGATTAGATACCCGGGTAGTCCTAGCCGTAAACGATGCTCGCTAGGTGTCACAACAATCGTGAATTGTTGTGGTGCCGTAGGGAAGCCGTGAAGCGAGCCACTTGGGAAGTACGACCGC harbors:
- the cutA gene encoding divalent-cation tolerance protein CutA translates to MFSAVYVIARDMEEAGRIARYLVEERLIACANLFVVSSVYRWEGNIEEGSEVAMICKTRTELVPAAIRRIKELHSYEIPCITSWRIADGHGPYLEWVGKETGRQ
- a CDS encoding nucleotidyltransferase domain-containing protein; protein product: MRRKTAEMGERREVIYDEARWKLLEEKRARAIEVLGLLEACQLDGFVFGSVARGDVRPASDIDIFIPAVVSSVTVSLCMEPAGILGVSIVQATPRALVKANVELEDNTTVTFPLISPREVELEFYRFGGSADLARLRKGERSPGVDKRLMLIEPTPAGHIETPLSDLSPGTVARKLKVGQQIVEERLRVLERRADVGRTGVYLKRPLAPGETPEQVLHDLMVEDPAIRRRVESG